A genomic window from Enoplosus armatus isolate fEnoArm2 chromosome 18, fEnoArm2.hap1, whole genome shotgun sequence includes:
- the kmt5aa gene encoding N-lysine methyltransferase KMT5A-A, with translation MNGEIVCNSHSVTVLSANKSISPLHDEKMIMLTQEGRCSPICCQQIDAQRQGEGWRANTISAKPIDPKTPCWPDEQLLSPQRHCTPTCLRSPADLSLPLSNSLSHAPLHANNNSSALHSHQRRGVRLKVKGKKSTLRNTGGKNSQNRKVTDYYPIRRSSRKSKTELKCEEKKLIDDLITKGIEEGMEVQHIEGKGRAVFATRGFRKGEYVVEYYGDLLQITDAKKREAEYAQNPATGCYMYYFQYLCKTYCVDATKESERKGRLINHSKNGNCQTKLHDINGVPHLILVASRDIDEGEELLYDYGDRSKASIAAHPWLKY, from the exons ATGAACGGG GAGATTGTATGCAATAGCCATTCAGTCACTGTCTTAAGCGCCAACAAGTCCATATCACCGCTTCACGATGAGAAGATGATCATGCTGACACAGGAGGGAAGGTGCTCTCCAATATGCTGCCAGCAAATTGATGctcagaggcagggagagg GCTGGAGAGCAAATACCATCAGCGCCAAACCAATAGACCCAAAGACACCCTGCTGGCCAGATGAACAGCTGTTGTCTCCGCAGCGCCACTGCACTCCGACCTGCCTTCGTTCCCCTGCCGatctctccctgcctctgagCAACAGCTTATCTCACGCTCCCCTCCAcgccaacaacaacagcagcgcTCTCCACAGCcaccagaggagaggagtccGCCTCAAGGTCAAAGGAAAGAAATCCACACTAAGAAA CACAGGAGGGAAAAACTCCCAGAACCGAAAAGTTACTGACTACTATCCAATCAGACGAAGCtcaagaaaaagtaaaacagagCTCAAG TGTGAAGAAAAGAAGCTCATAGACGATCTCATCACAAAGGGAATAGAGGAAGGAATGGAG GTGCAGCATATAGAAGGAAAGGGGAGAGCAGTGTTTGCCACTCGTGGTTTCCGGAAAGGCGAGTATGTGGTGGAATACTACGGAGACCTGCTGCAGATCACCGATGCCAAAAAGAGGGAGGCCGAATACGCTCAAAACCCTGCCACTGGCTGCTACATGTACTACTTCCAGTACCTCTGCAAAACCTACTG TGTGGACGCCACAAAAGAGTCTGAGCGAAAGGGTAGGTTGATAAATCACAGTAAAAATGGAAACTGCCAAACCAAACTCCACGACATCAACGGTGTCCCTCACCTCATCCTCGTTGCCTCTCGAGACATTGACGAGGGCGAGGAGTTGCTCTATGACTACGGAGACCGCAGTAAAGCCTCCATCGCGGCTCACCCGTGGCTCAAATATTGA